From the Thermovirga lienii DSM 17291 genome, one window contains:
- a CDS encoding hypothetical protein (PFAM: CRISPR-associated protein TM1802 (cas_TM1802)~KEGG: tjr:TherJR_2494 hypothetical protein~SPTR: Putative uncharacterized protein), with product MKLDFLDEFSDPYLKEDSGKGVFLAGVALGMLAKGQAGQSGDLGNSPLFKQINFGKIQLRDLKKHLSRIPELIRAYEIPHAGMIEVLAAEAGRLIITGQKKDLGVDGNFVFAVAFMNAPKFCFEKIFKKQEEGKE from the coding sequence GTGAAGCTTGATTTTCTGGACGAGTTCTCTGATCCGTATCTGAAGGAGGATTCAGGCAAGGGAGTTTTCTTAGCGGGTGTGGCGTTAGGGATGTTGGCAAAAGGACAGGCTGGTCAAAGTGGAGATTTAGGGAATTCTCCTCTGTTCAAACAGATTAACTTTGGGAAAATTCAACTAAGGGACCTCAAAAAGCATTTATCACGGATACCAGAGCTTATAAGAGCCTACGAAATACCTCATGCGGGAATGATAGAAGTCTTGGCTGCTGAGGCAGGTAGACTCATTATCACGGGACAGAAAAAAGACCTTGGAGTGGATGGCAACTTCGTGTTTGCTGTGGCATTTATGAATGCCCCAAAGTTCTGTTTTGAAAAGATTTTCAAGAAGCAAGAAGAAGGGAAAGAATAA
- a CDS encoding CRISPR-associated protein TM1802 (PFAM: CRISPR-associated protein TM1802 (cas_TM1802)~InterPro IPR013389~KEGG: tjr:TherJR_2495 CRISPR-associated protein TM1802 family~PFAM: CRISPR-associated protein TM1802~SPTR: Putative uncharacterized protein), with amino-acid sequence MGFLEAVYSLGKRESSTDFSPEWEDIDNFLTLPLPIIEDQDRKGRIIRVWLEAEEPLGKQLEVRDIAKIDVVDFLAGEGTLQEKRRKYLYRDPVGANVTWSYSPTYKLGSPKKADREKLLEETEWKDKQDSRFYKLYNRVLADLEREGVFSKGSVDLIMTKLVERRGEICDLWSDPKRSYILMFGCEDKSVFLYPGDIPAFISYFRQKLAKKSGGGDLIKCSFCGCSEESSASFSDVFKFSTFDKVSFLPGNNKKHKNKVFPICQQCNAMFTKGKDVLRNKFSNGSIINGINIDVVPELIFGHEQLAAVADNVSDFIKKGLRIEKNLFSFLARQGEGLVFHFMFWEKNQAQERVHLIVEDVPPTRLKRLEELWRKSLEVYSPFKKDNTESKYLDFAIRNIVWVYLDLAGTGDSEKKFQMDRCFKVLGQLLNGQKVDVRGLKANMVSRFPGLFASEEWPKVGPEKSGQMLLVLDFLERVNKAGR; translated from the coding sequence ATGGGCTTCCTCGAAGCGGTATATAGTTTGGGAAAAAGAGAATCATCTACTGACTTTTCTCCTGAGTGGGAGGATATAGACAATTTCCTTACGCTGCCCCTTCCAATCATAGAAGACCAAGACAGGAAAGGTCGCATTATAAGAGTTTGGCTTGAAGCCGAAGAGCCCTTAGGAAAACAGCTGGAAGTAAGGGACATAGCAAAGATTGATGTCGTCGATTTTCTGGCTGGAGAAGGAACCCTTCAGGAGAAAAGGAGGAAATACCTTTACAGGGATCCTGTCGGAGCCAACGTGACTTGGTCCTATTCTCCAACCTACAAACTGGGCAGCCCCAAGAAAGCAGATAGAGAAAAACTCCTGGAAGAAACGGAGTGGAAAGACAAGCAAGATTCTAGATTTTACAAGCTGTATAACAGGGTCTTGGCAGATTTAGAGAGAGAGGGTGTTTTTTCAAAGGGAAGTGTAGATTTAATAATGACTAAGCTTGTTGAACGGAGAGGAGAAATTTGTGACTTGTGGTCGGATCCAAAGAGATCGTACATTTTAATGTTTGGATGTGAAGATAAGTCGGTTTTTTTGTACCCTGGAGATATACCAGCGTTTATTTCATACTTTAGACAAAAATTAGCAAAGAAATCAGGTGGTGGAGATTTAATAAAATGTTCTTTCTGTGGCTGCTCTGAGGAAAGTAGCGCATCTTTTAGTGACGTGTTCAAGTTTTCCACATTCGACAAAGTTAGCTTCTTGCCCGGGAACAATAAAAAGCACAAAAATAAAGTCTTTCCTATATGTCAACAGTGCAACGCTATGTTCACAAAGGGGAAGGATGTCTTAAGAAATAAATTTTCCAATGGCAGCATAATAAACGGCATCAACATAGATGTCGTACCAGAGCTGATTTTTGGACATGAGCAACTTGCCGCTGTAGCAGACAATGTATCTGATTTTATAAAAAAAGGATTAAGGATAGAGAAAAACCTTTTTTCCTTCCTTGCTCGGCAAGGTGAGGGCTTAGTCTTTCATTTCATGTTTTGGGAAAAAAACCAGGCTCAAGAAAGGGTACATCTCATAGTTGAGGACGTTCCGCCTACCAGACTAAAGAGGCTGGAGGAGCTATGGAGGAAGTCTTTGGAGGTGTACTCTCCATTCAAAAAGGACAACACGGAGAGCAAATATTTAGATTTCGCAATAAGAAACATTGTGTGGGTTTACTTAGATCTGGCTGGTACCGGCGATAGCGAGAAGAAATTTCAGATGGATAGATGTTTTAAGGTCTTGGGGCAATTGTTGAACGGACAAAAAGTAGATGTGCGCGGCTTAAAGGCCAATATGGTTTCTCGTTTCCCTGGCCTTTTTGCATCTGAAGAGTGGCCTAAAGTCGGCCCAGAGAAGAGTGGCCAAATGCTTTTGGTTTTGGATTTCTTGGAGAGAGTCAATAAAGCAGGGAGGTGA
- a CDS encoding CRISPR-associated protein, Cas6 family (PFAM: CRISPR associated protein Cas6~TIGRFAM: CRISPR-associated endoribonuclease Cas6~COGs: COG1583 Uncharacterized protein predicted to be involved in DNA repair (RAMP superfamily)~InterPro IPR010156: IPR002743~KEGG: tjr:TherJR_2497 CRISPR-associated protein Cas6~PFAM: protein of unknown function DUF57~SPTR: CRISPR-associated protein Cas6;~TIGRFAM: CRISPR-associated protein Cas6), whose product MKILLNLNSPQGGEIRLPRVNLHILQGFVYNLMSSNLAKFLHDEGYKIDGRKFKLFSFSWLMGKKVFDDKYVVFQDGASLVISSSLSSISQDVLNEVLQKEYLRLAGNEVFCSSVNVYTELVVEEEISIRTLSPICCYSTMYKTDGRPYTVYHAPSEQDFQRQIHNNLLKKYKLIYSERAVPEGKVTLEPLSRPRLQTALFKPDDPRPIKGWWGDFVLKGPKELLSVALDAGIGVKNSAGWGCVTLFERKGRNKYGLPRSGI is encoded by the coding sequence TTGAAGATACTGCTAAATCTTAATTCTCCTCAAGGCGGAGAGATTAGGCTTCCAAGGGTTAACCTTCATATATTGCAAGGATTTGTTTATAACTTGATGTCTAGCAACTTGGCTAAGTTTCTCCACGACGAAGGTTACAAGATCGATGGGCGAAAGTTTAAACTTTTCTCTTTTTCGTGGCTTATGGGCAAAAAGGTTTTTGATGACAAATATGTAGTTTTCCAAGATGGAGCTTCTCTGGTTATCTCTTCTTCTCTTTCCTCCATATCCCAAGACGTGTTAAATGAGGTTTTGCAAAAAGAGTACCTCCGTTTGGCAGGTAACGAAGTGTTCTGTTCATCGGTAAATGTTTATACAGAGCTTGTGGTTGAAGAGGAAATTTCGATTAGAACGCTTTCTCCCATTTGCTGTTATTCAACCATGTACAAAACAGATGGGAGGCCCTATACGGTCTATCACGCGCCCTCTGAACAAGATTTTCAAAGGCAAATACACAATAATTTGTTGAAGAAATACAAATTGATTTATTCCGAAAGAGCCGTTCCAGAAGGAAAGGTAACTCTGGAGCCTCTTTCGCGCCCAAGGCTCCAGACGGCTCTTTTCAAGCCCGATGATCCTCGCCCGATAAAAGGGTGGTGGGGCGATTTTGTGCTGAAGGGGCCGAAAGAGCTGTTGTCAGTTGCGTTGGATGCAGGTATAGGTGTCAAAAACAGTGCTGGTTGGGGATGTGTGACATTATTTGAGCGGAAAGGGAGGAATAAATATGGGCTTCCTCGAAGCGGTATATAG
- a CDS encoding ATPase, P-type (transporting), HAD superfamily, subfamily IC (PFAM: E1-E2 ATPase; Cation transporting ATPase, C-terminus; Cation transporter/ATPase, N-terminus; haloacid dehalogenase-like hydrolase~TIGRFAM: ATPase, P-type (transporting), HAD superfamily, subfamily IC~COGs: COG0474 Cation transport ATPase~InterProIPR001757: IPR006069: IPR018303: IPR004014: IPR 008250: IPR005834: IPR006068~KEGG: mmz:MmarC7_1737 ATPase, P-type (transporting), HAD superfamily, subfamily IC~PFAM: E1-E2 ATPase-associated domain protein; cation transporting ATPase domain protein; Haloacid dehalogenase domain protein hydrolase~SPTR: ATPase, P-type (Transporting), HAD superfamily, subfamily IC;~TIGRFAM: ATPase, P-type (transporting), HAD superfamily, subfamily IC) — MGKPYYQMTVQEVLDALKTSENGLTNDEAERRLKEYGPNEITEDAAVSKWMIFLSQFKDLLVIVLIVAGFISLAIGSVRDGAIMFIIVIINALIGFFQEYKANKVLARLKELITSPAKVKRNGELTEIPQSKLVPGDIVYIEAGDKVPADLRIIEAFNLRTNEFSLTGESVSQEKNNKAIMHDCILADRENMAYMGTTVASGSAYGVVVATGMKTEMGKIAGMTQATTTTQSPLQIELGILAKWLTGIVIIISIGLFGVALWQGLGLFMSMVYALGIAVAAVPQALPAQVTVALASTSKRLAEKKAVVKNLPSVETLGSTTVICTDKTGTLTKNEMTVTKLWFDDAEYQVTGIGYEPKGEILDEKGTPISEEKIKELEIMLDAATMASNAEIHPPDDQHSGWYPIGDPTEAALITLSMKAGTRSPKEDEENPEIHEFPFDSERKRMSSVRKFGDRLQLAMKGATDSVLSVAKYIYRDGRILPLTEEDKEKIQKLNETWSKRALRVLAIAFRPLEANGQDYVLEETEKDVVFLGLVGMIDPPKEGVKEAVASCHQAKIRIIVMTGDHAITAQAIGKEIGLSEEGAPPTYTGTQMKKMSDSELTDILMSHKSIIFSRVAPEDKLRIVMLLEAQDEVVAVTGDGVNDAPALKRAAIGVAMGQKGTDVAKEAAELVLLDDSFPTLVEAVKEGRTIYKNLRKTVLASMTTNMAELMVVLLGLAGIAMKNWAIPILAIQILAIDLLAEVLPLTCLTFDPPDENIMKMPPRDRKEHIMNFKNSVEVMFLGGLIGTLAFLNFVMFMKRQGIILTPEMMENPLFARATAITYLTIAYCQFVNILSRRDDEKSLFNKAFFSNKILLGSIVWSITMVFIGIYTPYVSDFLRFEGPQISDWIFILGASGIYLAVYETMKLFRRLRMAKA; from the coding sequence ATGGGAAAACCCTATTATCAGATGACTGTCCAAGAAGTTCTGGATGCTTTGAAAACCTCTGAAAACGGCCTGACGAATGATGAGGCTGAACGAAGGCTTAAAGAATATGGTCCAAACGAAATTACCGAAGATGCAGCTGTATCAAAGTGGATGATCTTCCTTTCCCAATTTAAGGATCTGCTTGTAATAGTTTTGATCGTCGCAGGTTTCATATCCCTTGCCATTGGAAGTGTAAGGGACGGCGCCATAATGTTCATCATAGTGATAATAAACGCACTAATAGGCTTTTTCCAGGAATACAAGGCCAACAAAGTTTTGGCTCGCCTAAAGGAACTCATAACATCACCAGCAAAGGTGAAAAGAAACGGCGAACTCACAGAAATCCCCCAATCCAAGCTGGTGCCAGGGGATATAGTCTACATAGAAGCAGGGGATAAAGTCCCCGCGGACTTAAGGATCATCGAAGCGTTCAATCTTCGAACAAACGAATTTTCATTGACTGGTGAGTCAGTGTCTCAAGAAAAGAACAACAAGGCTATAATGCACGATTGCATCTTGGCAGACCGGGAAAACATGGCCTATATGGGAACAACAGTAGCAAGCGGTTCCGCATACGGCGTGGTGGTTGCAACAGGCATGAAAACCGAAATGGGCAAAATCGCAGGAATGACACAGGCTACAACAACTACCCAATCTCCGCTCCAAATAGAACTCGGTATTTTGGCAAAGTGGCTTACTGGCATCGTAATCATAATAAGCATAGGTCTTTTCGGTGTAGCTCTATGGCAGGGTTTGGGGCTTTTCATGAGCATGGTGTACGCTCTTGGGATAGCAGTGGCTGCAGTCCCTCAGGCCCTTCCCGCCCAAGTAACAGTAGCATTGGCCTCCACCAGTAAGCGCCTGGCTGAAAAAAAGGCTGTGGTCAAAAACCTCCCGTCTGTGGAAACATTGGGCTCCACCACCGTAATATGCACCGATAAAACAGGAACCCTGACGAAAAACGAGATGACGGTAACCAAGCTATGGTTCGATGATGCTGAATATCAGGTAACAGGTATAGGGTATGAGCCAAAGGGCGAGATCCTTGACGAAAAAGGGACTCCCATATCAGAGGAGAAGATAAAAGAACTAGAAATAATGCTTGATGCAGCGACCATGGCATCTAACGCTGAGATACATCCGCCAGACGACCAGCACAGCGGATGGTATCCCATTGGCGACCCAACTGAGGCCGCCTTAATTACCCTTTCAATGAAGGCAGGGACAAGAAGCCCAAAAGAAGACGAAGAAAACCCGGAGATACACGAGTTTCCCTTCGATTCGGAGCGCAAGCGCATGAGCTCAGTAAGGAAGTTCGGAGACCGCCTACAGCTAGCTATGAAAGGCGCCACTGACAGCGTACTCTCCGTAGCAAAATATATTTACCGCGACGGCAGAATCTTACCCTTGACAGAGGAGGACAAAGAAAAAATACAAAAACTCAATGAAACATGGTCGAAACGAGCCCTTCGCGTTCTTGCCATAGCGTTTAGGCCTCTTGAGGCAAACGGCCAGGACTATGTACTGGAAGAAACTGAAAAAGATGTGGTCTTTTTGGGGCTTGTAGGAATGATAGACCCTCCCAAAGAAGGAGTTAAGGAGGCCGTTGCAAGCTGTCACCAGGCAAAAATAAGAATAATAGTCATGACAGGAGACCATGCAATTACGGCTCAGGCAATAGGGAAAGAAATTGGTCTATCCGAAGAGGGTGCCCCTCCTACCTACACTGGCACCCAAATGAAAAAAATGAGTGACTCCGAACTTACGGATATTCTCATGTCACATAAGTCCATAATTTTTTCTCGCGTAGCTCCCGAAGACAAGCTTCGCATAGTTATGCTATTGGAAGCTCAAGATGAGGTTGTAGCTGTAACTGGAGATGGAGTTAACGATGCCCCTGCGCTGAAACGAGCAGCAATAGGAGTTGCTATGGGGCAAAAGGGAACGGACGTGGCAAAGGAAGCAGCGGAGCTGGTACTGCTAGATGACAGCTTCCCCACCCTGGTAGAAGCTGTCAAGGAAGGACGAACGATCTACAAGAACCTCAGAAAAACCGTCCTTGCCTCTATGACAACGAACATGGCCGAATTGATGGTGGTCCTCCTCGGTTTGGCAGGCATAGCCATGAAAAACTGGGCTATACCTATCCTCGCCATTCAGATTTTGGCCATAGACTTGCTGGCAGAAGTCTTGCCCTTGACTTGCCTTACTTTTGATCCTCCAGATGAGAACATAATGAAAATGCCTCCAAGGGATCGCAAAGAACACATAATGAACTTCAAAAACTCGGTGGAAGTGATGTTTTTGGGAGGGCTAATAGGAACACTGGCTTTCCTCAATTTCGTTATGTTCATGAAGCGCCAAGGGATAATCCTGACCCCAGAGATGATGGAAAATCCATTATTTGCAAGAGCAACGGCCATTACGTACCTGACCATCGCCTATTGTCAATTTGTTAATATCCTTTCTCGCAGAGATGATGAAAAAAGCCTTTTCAACAAGGCCTTTTTCTCCAATAAAATCCTTTTGGGCTCAATAGTGTGGTCCATTACAATGGTGTTTATTGGAATCTATACGCCCTACGTAAGCGATTTCCTCCGCTTTGAGGGACCCCAGATCTCTGACTGGATTTTCATCCTTGGGGCATCCGGCATTTACCTTGCCGTTTATGAAACCATGAAATTATTCAGGAGATTGAGAATGGCAAAAGCATAA
- a CDS encoding CRISPR-associated protein, Cas5h family (PFAM: CRISPR-associated protein (Cas_Cas5)~TIGRFAM: CRISPR-associated protein Cas5, subtype I-B/HMARI; CRISPR-associated protein Cas5, N-terminal domain~InterPro IPR013422: IPR013421~KEGG: tjr:TherJR_2492 CRISPR-associated protein Cas5, Hmari subtype~SPTR: CRISPR-associated protein Cas5, Hmari subtype;~TIGRFAM: CRISPR-associated protein Cas5, Hmari subtype; CRISPR-associated protein Cas5) encodes MPTVFEISGRMAMFRKPYTTTSSISYPFPPPSALAGMIAAILGYTHGAEDKGWNALYWEKMKGTQVALRIMNPVSWHSETINFWNVKEPQKKHIQVKHQFLREPRYRVFVKGPLEEELDSFLSKGCFLYTPYLGVAYALCDVKYLGRFKEEDCIPPVKVNTVIPFGDGLKVDVLGSGGVFRELVPFSMDEERSLKKSITVLFQLSPSKGILIKEKGDVEIARCGDDVVAWFPAW; translated from the coding sequence TTGCCAACCGTCTTTGAGATATCGGGACGGATGGCCATGTTCCGCAAGCCATATACTACTACGTCTTCTATTTCGTATCCTTTTCCTCCACCGAGTGCTCTTGCAGGTATGATCGCGGCTATTTTAGGCTACACTCATGGAGCCGAGGATAAAGGGTGGAATGCATTATATTGGGAAAAGATGAAGGGTACACAGGTGGCATTGCGGATCATGAATCCTGTCTCTTGGCATAGCGAAACAATCAATTTTTGGAACGTAAAGGAGCCACAAAAAAAACATATTCAGGTAAAACACCAATTCTTGAGGGAACCAAGATATAGAGTTTTTGTAAAAGGGCCCCTTGAAGAGGAGCTTGATTCTTTTTTGAGCAAGGGATGCTTTCTTTACACCCCTTATCTAGGAGTTGCATACGCCCTTTGTGATGTGAAGTACCTAGGCAGATTTAAAGAGGAAGATTGTATTCCTCCGGTAAAGGTTAATACAGTCATTCCTTTTGGAGATGGTCTCAAGGTAGATGTTTTGGGCTCTGGAGGTGTTTTCAGGGAATTGGTGCCTTTCAGCATGGATGAAGAAAGGAGCCTGAAAAAATCCATAACAGTATTGTTCCAGCTATCTCCGAGTAAAGGTATTTTAATCAAGGAAAAGGGAGATGTGGAAATTGCAAGATGCGGGGATGATGTGGTCGCCTGGTTCCCTGCCTGGTGA
- a CDS encoding CRISPR-associated protein, Csh2 family (PFAM: Family of unknown function (DUF694)~TIGRFAM: CRISPR-associated protein, CT1132 family; CRISPR-associated protein Cas7/Csh2, subtype I-B/HMARI~COGs: COG3649 Uncharacterized protein predicted to be involved in DNA repair~InterPro IPR006482: IPR013419~KEGG: tjr:TherJR_2493 CRISPR-associated protein, Csh2 family~PFAM: CRISPR-associated protein TM1801~SPTR: CRISPR-associated protein, Csh2 family;~TIGRFAM: CRISPR-associated protein, Csh2 family; CRISPR-associated protein, CT1132 family), with amino-acid sequence MAFEKRRELLFVYSVKDANPNGDPLNANHPRYDADSGQILVSDVRIKRTIRDQFVREGKDVFVDGEPKTLDSRVKELKEKFNVKEAREALSRCIDTRLFGVTFALGKESFSWTGPLQWKWGRSLHRAKVEFVQGTAAFATKETSEQRSFRNEYIVPFALIASYAIANQYAAETTGATSEDLDAHFDAVWVGHENLITRSKIGHKPRLLLEVAYKEGYNGVIGSMDDKIGLKKKDGSPLSEEEELALRSLENVILDAEPLVEEVISRKNFIDKVRVRKDREVYLKGLDRLQESMDLSLELEER; translated from the coding sequence ATGGCTTTTGAGAAAAGAAGAGAGCTACTTTTTGTTTATAGCGTAAAGGACGCCAATCCTAATGGGGATCCTCTCAACGCAAATCATCCTCGATATGACGCTGATTCAGGGCAGATATTGGTATCGGACGTCAGGATCAAAAGGACCATAAGGGACCAGTTTGTACGGGAAGGCAAAGACGTTTTCGTTGATGGTGAGCCTAAGACCCTTGATTCAAGGGTAAAGGAGCTGAAGGAAAAGTTCAATGTCAAAGAGGCTAGGGAGGCTTTAAGTAGGTGCATAGACACTCGCCTGTTTGGAGTTACTTTTGCTTTGGGAAAGGAATCTTTCTCGTGGACTGGGCCCTTACAGTGGAAATGGGGACGTTCTCTTCATAGGGCGAAGGTGGAATTTGTTCAAGGTACAGCTGCTTTTGCCACAAAAGAGACCAGCGAACAACGTTCCTTCAGAAATGAATATATAGTACCTTTCGCCCTAATAGCCAGTTACGCTATAGCGAATCAGTATGCTGCTGAAACTACCGGAGCTACTTCTGAAGATCTAGATGCACATTTTGACGCTGTATGGGTAGGTCACGAAAACTTGATAACAAGAAGCAAGATAGGCCACAAACCAAGGCTTTTGCTGGAGGTTGCGTATAAAGAAGGATACAACGGCGTCATTGGTTCAATGGATGACAAGATAGGCCTCAAAAAGAAAGACGGTTCTCCTTTGAGTGAAGAGGAGGAGCTGGCCTTGAGATCTCTTGAAAACGTAATTTTGGATGCGGAGCCATTAGTGGAAGAGGTTATTTCAAGAAAGAATTTTATAGACAAGGTTAGGGTAAGGAAAGATAGAGAAGTCTATTTAAAAGGTTTGGACAGGCTGCAAGAAAGCATGGACTTGAGTCTTGAGTTAGAGGAGAGGTGA